ATTGTAGACAGGCCATTACATAGCTCAGTTGATGATTATCGTCGCTCATTAACGTCCGCAATGCCAGACGAAGAGTTAAGCCACTGCCTATAgttactctccgcaagcctcgtttgaagaaggacatgtcatagcgctcagaaaaCAGCGTGGAGGGAAATtcattccaaaaccggatgGTAGGTGCCAGAATACAGAAAAGTTATCTGAAATCGCGCTATGCACATCTATTGTAatattatcgatatttttttgaatataatcgttgAAGTATAATAattctcatttcatttattaacaAGCTTAAATACGATAACGAGGTTATCTGTTGAAGTGAGAAGTACCTAGTTTCCAgtttaaaaattactaaatatacGTGATTACTGTCGTAGGTGACCCGAGCAACAATCGGTGCTTGTACACATGAAAGGTTGAAGATAATATCGATTAAGCGTATCATCTCTACCAACTGTCGACGCGGGTCATTCGTCGAAGaatgaaaaatgtataaaaatttattacagtCGAATGATTGCAGGCtgcaatatttattaacttcttcttctttgtctccagcTTATTCCACTAGGCGGGGTCGGCAGAGTGACTTTTGCTATACCATCcttttctatcagccgtcatctcaagaCTCACTTCTCTcactctcatatcgtcattcacacactcctgCTCACTACCTTGCGCtacaatttccatacatctcatAAGCACATGCATTTCatctctacgcatcacacgtccataccacgctaaccgcattacttattaatatttaaaaaaaaagttttgatttACGTTGTCCATTCAAACAATGTCAATGTTGATATTTTCGAGACAGCACAACTTGTGAGTCGTAACATAAATTTTATCGCGAACCCTCTAAGAGAgcggtaaattaccccaaatggagtaaaattaaattttggggggtaaaaatgaagcttttgtgagtaaaaagtatatattaaagtgaaacttctttagcatcgttaaatttttagttattattttcttttcaaaattttcatggggtctataatatgaaagatactaaaaagaagcgatttcgtttttttcttgttcttcgccatggggtaatatcaacttacacaaaaatattttggggtaataaataaaaaagttccccgaacGCTGCTCTAAGACTATACTGACGAACTAAGACCATGATGTCGTTTTTGCCCGACATGCCCTAAATCGTGAGTGATTGTAAAGCTCTAGAATTATTCGTACATGCGCAGTTGGTGAAATTGGACCGATGCGAGGAGAACTTGGCGCATCCGGCGTGACAGGGCGAGAAGTACGTGAGGCCGTTGTTCCCGCAGACCGGTTCCATGTCCGTCTCCGTGCACAGGCAGTTTAAATTGCACGCGGCCGTCAGATTCACTTTGAAAGGTTCCAGATTActgtaagaaacaaaaaaaaaagtgctgcCTCTAATTTTCATGTTCCTAGCCACTATAGAGACTATAGACTCTATATAGTATAAAGTAATTCATATGCAAACATTTGTATTAAGAAAACGTATTcgcaaaaatttaaatttacagtccGTTTTGCTTTATCGAcggttttgttaaaaaaaaaaaaatttctgtaCAGTCTAGCCTactcagtttctcgctggatcttctcagtgggtcgcgtttccgatccggtggtagattctgcgaagcactgctcttactagggtcagtgttagcaacattccggtttgagccccaagagctcacctacacgctagggtaacgctattagcataggtaggaaaaaaagtacaATCCTACCTGTTGTTGGTGTAAGGAATTGTAGTTCCCGCCATCTTAATGTTGTCGCAGCCCAAGAAGAACAGTAGCGCGTAACAAGAGAGACAAATGATGTTTGATATGAGCACAAACTGTACGGCGCCCTTGGGTCGCAACTCCAAACGTTTCAGTAAACATCCGCCCATAAAGATTCCTATGCACGCACCCGGTATGGCGACGGAGCCTACGAATGAAACAAAATCTTCAGTTTCGGAATAAcccaataaattttaataatatgtatatcgagaggtgaaaagttatttggtttaagcaatatTTCGGttaatacgcaacatttatctttgtaattaaaggtctgttttattttggtatttgtatcaacaattcgatgtttttaattaaacgtcaattaagtttaccaaaatcaaataactgaagaagtttttttttatcttgttttttttccaaaatttaaactttaaattgctcTTCCGTAGAGTTGCAAAaacgtcgcttaaaccaaacagccttttacccctcgataCGATACATATTATAAGATACACAAAAAAGAGGTGATCGAAAAGTAATAAGCAATGTAAGGTGAATTGTGAGTCAGCTGATGCGTGATCTATGTCCACTGCGAACACTtgtaataacaattttttgtttcttactATTTGTGCTTCTAAAAGCCTCTTTACACCCTAAGCGTCGCGTCATACATTGATGGCTATGATTGGCCAGCGGTGACGTgatatcgcacgaaccaatgAGAAATCAGGGAACGCAACAGAGACATCAAacgtcaaatttaaaaaaataatacattgaGAAAAAAGATAGACGCGCATGCTAATTTAcctatatttgtaaaataattaaaaacaacttAATTAGTATTTGAAGAAGTGAACGCATTTATTAATTCTCctggccacctcaagatacctctaagaaatagacgcaacaCCTATTTAATTCAAGTCAAGTAATTTCAAATTGAAGTGTTCGAATCACTTACCGGTAAAAACACTGGCTTGACTTTTGCCGAGGCTGAACTGCGTTTCTAAATATTTGGGCAAGAAGACGACGAAACCAGACACTATCATGAGTTCCATGCAAGCACCGAGACACGTGACAACGTATACGGGGTTCTTTAGCAGCCTCCACATCGACACCGGTATATCTGGAAAATGTTCAACACTGTTTAGTTATTTGGAGCACATCTATCTATGATTATATTTCTAGAATTTACCTGCTATTCGCATCAATGTAGAATCCATTGCGGTGACCTCACAAAAAGACTACGAACGCTGAGGTACCGGACGAATTTAATCAGAAGTTAATAGGAGGCTTATGAATTTAAGGTGGTGGtataggacctcttctgagtccgcacgggtaggtaccaccaccccacctatttctgccgtgaagcagtaatgcgcttcggtttgaagggtggggcagccgttgtgactatactgagaccttagaactatatctcaaggtgtgtggcgcatttacgttgtagatgtctatgggctccagtaaccacttaacatcaggtgggctgtgagctcgtccacacatctaagcaataaaaaaaaaaaactacgaacGATGAGGTACCGGacggaagatccggcgagagactcaacgggctgatgtttaggttaggttgtatGTCGAACTCTGTGCCGAGTTCGACAAGCACGGTCACCGGGATCTTTACTAATGTTAGAGCGGAAGGCGTCAATATTTTTAGCCTGACTCCCATCATCCATCTTGGATTCGGGGCCACATAATAGTCAGGGGTACGGCACTCCGAAGTGGCCAAGTtgttatgaataataaataccGGTTATTTAAAACCATCGACAAATgtcatccatacttcagaaggCGCCGTGTGTTATATCATTCGTGGTGATGCTATGTTGTGGTTCCAACGTATGTAGGTATATACTTAACGTGGGTTCACGAACTTTGTTATTGTTGTTTCACGATAAGCATTATTGCgttgtgaaataaaatcatccaatttttataatataaacttgCGTAATTGCGTTGCAAGATGTGACGTCACGCGTCAAAGTTTTAAAGTCACGTACCTAACTACAATATCTTtagtttgaaaatataataataatgtcagTGTATTGTTAGACAAAACGTAgaagacatgttttttttttacgtggtTTTCCATTATTGTTGAATATTACAATGATCAGCGATTTGTAATGATTTCCGTGAAGACTCTGCACTTTATGTACGTGACACTTGAGGCAACGTacgatgtttattattattattattattaaatcgttTTGCTTTACGAATCGTTTCGAATCAAGTTCAAGCGAATCGAGTTTCATAGCTGTCATCGTTGAATACACATTGGAGTCCGTTTTCATTGGAATCCGTTTACCAGGCTATAGGTGTTATCAACTGAACGCCACTAAGCAcagtttggtaaaaaaaaaccatctagATAGTTTATAAAAACATCTTGATACTTCTACCGGATTGTTGTCTGCGAGTTGTGAAGCGAGCGGAATCCAATAATAaggtttaataaaaacattgttttcATAGTGTCGTAAAAAAACTTTCGATTTCGTGAGTGTGTATATTGTCGACGCGAGCTATCGAGTTAAAGTGGTAACACCAAAATAGAACCAGAAAGAAGTTAGATATAATTACACATTATATATATCTTCACATATAATTACACAGTTTACCCGTGAACATGACGTTTGCAAAAGCTCAAAAATATCAAACTAAAATCGTAGGAAGAATACGTTAAATATTACTTTAGGTAGGTCAGTTTAGGTTATCAGACGACATAAGGGTTAATTATTCTCTTGCAACTTtcgttgtttaatttttctctAAATCGCTGTTATTCATATAATACTAATTACCTAAATAACACATGGTCTCTTCAAGAATTTGATAAGGTCAACAAAAACAATACCTGCGAATAATTTCTATGTATTCTATTCTAATTGCAAAATTCTGATGAAGCCTTACAAGCTAGTAGGTAGGTATGACTGTAATATATAATCCGTAGTCACTCTTTGAATATGGCATtacaatatttcaaatatacatatttatgcaTATTATAGTGTCTAGTTACATAAACGCACCTTTTATGTCTTTCCCATAGCCGGAGTCCTTAATATCGGTTTGTGGTTTGGGCGGTGGTTTAGAAGTCGACGCACCGCTAGCGGCGGCCGCTTTCTCTACAAGTCTGATTTTCTCTTTTTCTCGAACCAAGACTTTTGGGAAAGAGAAGAACGGAACCGCGACGAGAATCAGAAGTAAGCCACAGAGTAGGAAACCGCCCCACCACATTCCGACCCAACGATGGTCACCGGGACCTGAAATCAAGAAAATCAAACATGTATATAGGTATTCACAGTTACGGATATTTCGATGGCAAACGGATAATATTTATCGAACCATTTAAAATCTTACCAATCGATATAATAGCGCCGGAAAACGAATCCATATGAAAAGATAATAAGTAGGCACCAAGCAAAAAGCCGAGGACAGGGCCGAAAGCAGCCATGCTGTACATGCATCCTGAAATTTTAAACTCACATAAATCTAATTGGAAATAAACATAGCCTGCTCGTCTATTTTAGCATTTCATAGTtttatagaaagaaaaaaaaaacgtgttcagCGACGTTAATAACATTACGAATCGAAAACTGGGGCATTCTTTGTTTTGCACGGTTACGAGTAGCGTGAATTTCCCAGTTCATTTAATGCCAAATGAGTGATGGTCtgccaaattttgaaatgtgCATAATATTTCGGATTTCCCTTTTTGacgtttaaaatattatgaaacatTTTTCATTCATCTAAATTTATAAACGTACGTTtcgcttttttgtttttgttttaaaaaatttgaacaTTTTCAGTTATGATTGAAATACCTGATTGTTTCTTTTAAAGGGCCTCGAAGAACGGATTTTTGTTAAGTTGTTACGAACCGTATATACTTATTTGTGTGTATAAAACGCGCTTGAGAACGTTTTCAAAGTGAACCTGACTGACGGCGAACAAGAGGTACTTGACTTCGGGACTCGGCTATGCGAGTCTTGACATAATATAAGAGTCTTATTAAATCCACCTCGCTTCGACGGTCACTATCGCTTTCTtactttatttcttttattttaaatatttatattacagttTCGTTTTATAGTTCGAAGTCTCAAACTCAATTAAGCAAAATTTCTTTagtgtatcttttttttatttgtccaaCAACACATAGGTTATTTGTGGTTGGTAAGTAAGTACCTATGGCAAATAATCTTTTTACTACTTGCGATCATTAGTGCCAATTATTGTATGCTTAATTTTGTGTACGTCAAAACAATGAATTGTAATAAACATCCATTTTCCTTAGAATTAGAATAGAGCGGTTAACATTGGTTTACAGTTAAAGCCAGAAATTGTGGCAATggtgatataaaaataaaaatttgaataaaaaaaagaaattacaaataaaaatgaaccGCTAAATACATTTGATCAAAGAAAGACaatgaagaaatattttatGAGGACATCAAAATAATAGCAACGATCATAGTCATAACAGGAATATTGGACGAACGGCATTGGTCACAGATCAACGTTACTCACAGAGTGTATCTGAACCGTTAATTACGATACTCAAAATTGAAGACTAATCTAATCGTATTGCATTTGATTCATGACTGAGTCATATCATcattataagcaaaaaaaataatcgccAATGTAACGACTAtatatagttattatattatatattttattcatatagtataacattttttaaagcTAATGAAGTTCTGTTTCGagctttaattttatgaaaatcataatgcgttttataaaaataatcacaCCCTGTATTATTGCACAAACAAACGATACAACTAATATGGAACACGAAGTGAAATAAATGTAaacattttttaacaataaaatttattgatgttttgaaattttcgtacaaaaattatgttcaaCTTTCATTAAATTCCTGCATATTCAAGTCAAGTAATACAGGTCACGTTCCCGGTACTTTAATTTAGTATACCACAAGaaatgaatttgtttttatatatatagttttCAATTGACTTTGATCAATGTTATGCTTGACTTTATTCAAGTCAATGACCGGGTgaatatcaaacaaaaaaaaaaacagttatcgGTCCAGATACCTGGTGAACACTTAACATAATTTCgaacaatataaataattacggTATCCATAATGTATGgtatgataaatttaaaaaattttaatgcaCTAGAATGTAtgataataaattattgaaaatgacattttttatttttatttctttaacatTGGCTCGATAGTAAAAATTATCTTTATGTACACCTATATACTTTAAATGTGACTGATTACAtgtgaaatgtttttattacatatttgacATTGCATGAATAAGTAACAAATATTGCATGTGACGCTACACTCCGGTGCGTTCAACAATTTCTACAAGTTCAACAACCTGCCGTAACTATTCATTTAATGAACTCCTGCGGTTATTACAATATCATGCATCGCATTATATTCTACTAAAAAGCCCGTTGAGAGAGGAAcgttccaataaaaaatagattttgttCACTACTAACACATAGACTATAAAAGTTAACCAGCATAATAAGAAAATGGAACATTGTAAACGAATGCCAATCAATATATTTGATAGCAAGCAAACTTCAATATCATACCGATAAATCATCTTAAAGACGGGAAATTCATTATAGATAACAACGTTACTCTGATATTAATATTGAAATCGCGAGACCTATTTTACGATTTGTAGGCAAATAGCTCCTAGCGAACAAGAATAAACCTTTGCGTGTTGctttaatatatgttttttttagtgaATCCTGTCGAGTATATGTAGCAAACGTCTAGCTATATTAAGTTCAGTGACTCCTGTGATGTCTGCGTTGTTAACGAGAGGGACGCGAGCATTACGAGTCTAACTCTGACGGAGTgacaataaagacaaacaataaaaatactgcGTTCTTATGCGACGGACGCGAGGGAGGTCGAAATGCGTCAACTTAAGACTTCTCTGGCACGAAGGTCACTTTTAGATTACGTTATAAAATTTGTTGTTATCGTTTTAATGAACTGTGAAAATAAAATGACTCACCGATATACATGCTAGAAGATTCAGGGCGTACGTGATCGTCGACGTAAGTTGTGCCAAGCGTCAGCAATGGCGATCCGCCGCAACCGAGCAATAGTTGTGCAACTATGAACACCATTACTGGCAAGAATGTGCTCGGAGTGCTCTGCAACAACAAATATGCTACATtctttcttcttcgtcgctttctggtggtaggacttcttgtgagtccgcacgggtaggaccaccaccccgcctacttctgccgtgaagtagtaatgcgtttcggtttgaagggtggggtagccgttgtaactataccgagaccttataacttatatctcaaggtgggtggcgcatttacgttgtagatgtctatgggttccagtaaccacttacaccaggtgagctgtgagctcgtctacccagctaagcaataaataaaaaaaatcttcattgctgaaggtcgtgtccctgaaacttgaccgtggcctgtctcatgagctgtttccacctcgtccggtcctcagcttctcgaatggcggttgcgactgtcagcccagttagggcggttatttgatcacaccaacggctaggtaatcggccgcggggtctctttcctccTACTTTGCCcatcacaatcactttgtccaagttatctgactgtcggcgggctACATGCTaattatcgtaaaaaaaaaaaaacagatcacCGTGAGGTACAAATACAACATTACCTTAATACAGTTATCTGGTCTCAAATTGTTTGGCGGTAGGCCTTGTACTGATAAACGTCCGACCATGTCTTGGTCGAGGGCATGTGTTAGCCGACAGATGTTTTCTTCCGATTGATTGTTTGCCAAAGTTTCGCTATTGACTTCCGCAATAAAGTGCGGAACTACAAACACCAACGACCCGATACCCATTATTACAGCACCTAAAATGAAAGATATTGGCcattaatatgattttattatagTGACGTGTAAACTGCTGGATATAGCGTATAAGGCTTACCAACTGCTATCCAAACTGGAATGTGTCGTCTACTACCAAGATATGAAACGAAAATCACTGTTATGACGTTTCCTATCTCGTAGCTACTCGCGATTAATCCAGAAAGACTCGAAGGGATTTCGAATCTTTTTTCAATAGTTGTGATCACAGAGTTAATGTAGCCGGAACTCAACGCCTGTTGAAGCGTCacaagaaaagaaagaaagaacaCAAACACCTgcaaaagaaattattttaagataTAGTATAGACCAACCATAAATTTGTAAAGAATTTATTGATTGTACATTTCTTACTTTTATACTAGAAAATCTCTGAATGAGTAGCGGCCTCCAAGACAAGATACCGCAATCTCTTGCGTCATGAGGAATGTCCAGTATTTCTGGAAATATTTGTCGGGgtttttctctttctttttcgcGATCCCTGTAACAAACCCATTACTTTTTATCTCATATTAACGCTCtatgttattttaatagaaaatgaaTCAATTTATTAATCACCTGTCGCATATACCAGCGGAGGGGTTCCGGCTGTGACATTTGATAGATTCCCGTGGTGGATGCGAGGGTAGAGGTGGCGTAATCGGCCTAGCAACCTTTTCGCCATCTATGCCAACTGATTCGGCGTATAGTCCTGTCATAGCGTACATTGACTCTTGCCTCCTGTgtgataaattataatattgacgtttatttaatgtttactcCTTCAATACTTACTTCTCTTAGATGAATATATTTCATATAATGTGTGTGATTTATCAATCCGTTAACCTAACATtcgataaaattgttattttttttataaaattatgtataatttatacaaattaaataatttctgtTATTAAGTATACTCGTAAGTAGGTACAGGCTATAGCTGAAATTTGACCAATGGAACGTGtatttatactatttatatatttttattgacgtAATAACATCCCACATATTTTTATACACGTTACTGTCATTTAAATTATCTCCTTTTATAGCATATTCTAAAATAGGTGcattatttttcattgtttaattCACGGTTTCATATGACGATAAATTATCACCTCTGTAACAAGTGCTTCAGTTGTTCAGCTGAATTCTTCTGCATGGCGTATGACTGATCAACAATTTAGTTAGAGGCAACACGTTTACACAACCATTTACTTAACTCGGTCAATTGCTCAACCGATCAACACCACATTTTAATCGCTAAAATGCTTAACGATTTCGATTTTAAGAGAAAATGAATTCACCGTTGTAAGTAAATATTACACACATACATGACTAAAGCTTTGTCTACGGTGAATGATATCAGAGTAACGCACGATTAGGTATGAATATGGGCCACAGCTGTGTCTGTTGTTATCTGCGATAGAACGCACGCTTATCAACAATGTTCCGAATCGTGTGTATTTTGTCCTGCTCAGGCGATCACCAGCAAAGATCgttgttaaatataaaattaaacatttttatgcACGGTAGGTATACGATGAGAGCATGTGTGTTTTCTTGCAGGAGATGCCGCGCTATAAATAAACAATCTTTTTTCAGATTTCGATTAGTCCcgaactacttttacagtttcgTTGCAGCAATAACGAATCGATTAATAGTTCGATTGATTCATTGTGAAACTTTCTATTTAATTGCATCTTTGAAATCCTCGATGGTTGACTTTGTTTAGCATCATAAAAACATAGAtaataggtaataaaaataagtctaaaatgtatattttatctgTTGATAAGTAAGTTTATAGCTCTGAATCATCGAATGTGCCGCGTTATACTTATTTGCCTTAAATACACCTTATATAGCGTGTGGACAGGACTTGGCAATGTTCATACGCGtgaattacatacatatttatggcAATCCGTTTATTGCTATGTATAATGATGGAGCgagtgaataaaattaaaactcctaAGGTTTCAGCGTCAGGTGATCAACGCAATGCGGTCTGTTTCACAACGCGTCCTACTGCACATCGTTATAATTTCGTTGATCCGAATTAAACAATCCATTTGTCTGATGATATTtaccagtatttttttaaatattgaaatctctcatatttttttaaatttctatttctgagctgggtagatgagctcgcgGCCCTGGTGTTAATTTGTCAccagagcccgtagacattaACCACGTCAATGTcgccaccatcttgagacatgagtt
The Bombyx mori chromosome 5, ASM3026992v2 DNA segment above includes these coding regions:
- the LOC101735524 gene encoding solute carrier organic anion transporter family member 5A1 isoform X1: MLEGEKQQNAGGTNAAPQHRKGHRRQESMYAMTGLYAESVGIDGEKVARPITPPLPSHPPRESIKCHSRNPSAGICDRDREKEREKPRQIFPEILDIPHDARDCGILSWRPLLIQRFSSIKVFVFFLSFLVTLQQALSSGYINSVITTIEKRFEIPSSLSGLIASSYEIGNVITVIFVSYLGSRRHIPVWIAVGAVIMGIGSLVFVVPHFIAEVNSETLANNQSEENICRLTHALDQDMVGRLSVQGLPPNNLRPDNCIKSTPSTFLPVMVFIVAQLLLGCGGSPLLTLGTTYVDDHVRPESSSMYIGCMYSMAAFGPVLGFLLGAYLLSFHMDSFSGAIISIGPGDHRWVGMWWGGFLLCGLLLILVAVPFFSFPKVLVREKEKIRLVEKAAAASGASTSKPPPKPQTDIKDSGYGKDIKDIPVSMWRLLKNPVYVVTCLGACMELMIVSGFVVFLPKYLETQFSLGKSQASVFTGSVAIPGACIGIFMGGCLLKRLELRPKGAVQFVLISNIICLSCYALLFFLGCDNIKMAGTTIPYTNNSNLEPFKVNLTAACNLNCLCTETDMEPVCGNNGLTYFSPCHAGCAKFSSHRSNFTNCACVHENSMGGGGVVAAALRSDSRAQYSDVTIVPVATAGPCNPPCTTIFPFLVLLFFMTFVVAVTQMPLLMIVLRSVSEEERSFALGMQFVIFRLFGYIPAPILFGNLIDSTCILWKQSCSGEKGGRCLLYDIEQFRYRYVGLCGGIKIVALGIFLADWWLVRRRKNLETAAPLDPHKDIAGSIISLDKLFEELPSAENASGFRSGVTSGLSSASSTPLEPAAAESLQRVDSQYKNSRVLVASRHLRNDSKTIQLEPRTRQRSLDESERAFPRSASRDFPGHSRNGSRDFKVHSRSDSRDLSLDQLRQLALRSVESLDLNVLPLAKCADEESKRLIESGGVLRHRRTSSRDIKPPESKHKRTSSHHITMEPNELSLQIQKGRSVDHLASAPLEPRV
- the LOC101735524 gene encoding solute carrier organic anion transporter family member 5A1 isoform X2; the protein is MQKNSAEQLKHLLQRRQESMYAMTGLYAESVGIDGEKVARPITPPLPSHPPRESIKCHSRNPSAGICDRDREKEREKPRQIFPEILDIPHDARDCGILSWRPLLIQRFSSIKVFVFFLSFLVTLQQALSSGYINSVITTIEKRFEIPSSLSGLIASSYEIGNVITVIFVSYLGSRRHIPVWIAVGAVIMGIGSLVFVVPHFIAEVNSETLANNQSEENICRLTHALDQDMVGRLSVQGLPPNNLRPDNCIKSTPSTFLPVMVFIVAQLLLGCGGSPLLTLGTTYVDDHVRPESSSMYIGCMYSMAAFGPVLGFLLGAYLLSFHMDSFSGAIISIGPGDHRWVGMWWGGFLLCGLLLILVAVPFFSFPKVLVREKEKIRLVEKAAAASGASTSKPPPKPQTDIKDSGYGKDIKDIPVSMWRLLKNPVYVVTCLGACMELMIVSGFVVFLPKYLETQFSLGKSQASVFTGSVAIPGACIGIFMGGCLLKRLELRPKGAVQFVLISNIICLSCYALLFFLGCDNIKMAGTTIPYTNNSNLEPFKVNLTAACNLNCLCTETDMEPVCGNNGLTYFSPCHAGCAKFSSHRSNFTNCACVHENSMGGGGVVAAALRSDSRAQYSDVTIVPVATAGPCNPPCTTIFPFLVLLFFMTFVVAVTQMPLLMIVLRSVSEEERSFALGMQFVIFRLFGYIPAPILFGNLIDSTCILWKQSCSGEKGGRCLLYDIEQFRYRYVGLCGGIKIVALGIFLADWWLVRRRKNLETAAPLDPHKDIAGSIISLDKLFEELPSAENASGFRSGVTSGLSSASSTPLEPAAAESLQRVDSQYKNSRVLVASRHLRNDSKTIQLEPRTRQRSLDESERAFPRSASRDFPGHSRNGSRDFKVHSRSDSRDLSLDQLRQLALRSVESLDLNVLPLAKCADEESKRLIESGGVLRHRRTSSRDIKPPESKHKRTSSHHITMEPNELSLQIQKGRSVDHLASAPLEPRV